The Falco cherrug isolate bFalChe1 chromosome 15, bFalChe1.pri, whole genome shotgun sequence genome includes a region encoding these proteins:
- the STARD8 gene encoding stAR-related lipid transfer protein 8 isoform X3, with protein MLVFFSAFNPRFPMNKARINSSCHETEAKKACDWLRAAGFPQYAQLYEDSLFPLDISAVKKDHGFLDQDSLKSLCRRLMTLNTCASMKLEVHYLHKRNEDSEEEDLYAISNRWAFQRDSKRWSRVGSIDVLSQSSEVLSSTMRQASSRESVLTDLSTNPEAVSLHSSGSIGSTGGMLGIGDAPPKPLSPIHVTAAAIIASSHSLSERSLLEQPSSHSESSKEKPKKRRSRSFLKRIESLRRKDKEKASPDEKVAPNSSIAATPGWGSLKSNRDLAATKASSSKRGLSASFHGKKHFFSVSYRTNRLLGLGGSKVSSDSKRSGVYLEDYEMAMTGSGDWAAGGCQHRQARRGDCLVYIPQDHKPGTFPKSLSIESLCPLGGSSLTHWKSGNVPIGLVGGSGGGSSSSVEGLSSPRGFACRRRRGSCSSLGSRVSVYDNVPEFGSSEDFCKDGEVTYENLDDILQHMWGLQQKVELWYKAISPDLAGEEGGEEEEEEESDSGGEPSNLHFEERSMSDVGTSASDFDSTGNSLNEAEEIEMRERRDSGVGASLTRPCRKLRWHSFQNSHRPSLNSASLEINRQSSAQLNLLQKCSLLRLTAIMEKYSVPHKQAWTWTVPKFMKRSKVPNYRDKMVFGVPPIINVQRTGQPLPQSIQQAMRYIRSQCLDQVGIFRKSGVKSRIQALRHMNETSPDNVNYDGQSAYDVADLLKQYFRDLPEPIFTSKLTDTFLQIYQFVSKEQRLQAVQAAVILMPDENREVLQTLLYFLSDIASAEENQMTAGNLAVCLAPSIFHLNVSKKESTSPRVIHKRGTMGKPDQKDLNENMAATQGLSHMITDCKKLFQVSHDILLQLSSSYMAADAYPHPLSDFMCQGESKDLHSYFEQSVQNLLKESSEKFKGWLSTPGPLNTELSCKKVGDGHPLRLWKVSTDVEAPPAMVLHRVLRERHLWDEDLLQSKVVEALDKNMEVYHYVTDSMAPHPRRDCVVLRCWRMDLPRGACLLISISVEHDKLPVEGGVKAIVLTSQYLIEPSAMGRSKVTHICRADLRGRSPEWYNKVFGHLCAMELVRIRDSFPVLSPNGPETKI; from the exons atgctggtatttttttctgcatttaatcCACGGTTTCCAATGAACAAAGCCAGGATTAACAGCTCCTGCCATG aaactgaagcCAAGAAAGCTTGTGACTGGCTGCGAGCGGCGGGATTCCCTCAGTATGCCCAGCTTTACGAAG ACTCGTTGTTCCCTCTTGACATCAGTGCTGTGAAGAAGGACCACGGCTTCCTGGACCAGGACTCCCTCAAATCCCTGTGCAG GAGGCTGATGACCCTGAACACATGTGCCTCCATGAAGCTGGAAGTTCACTATCTGCATAAACGG AATGAAGACTCCGAAGAGGAAGACCTGTATGCCATCAGCAACCGGTGGGCTTTTCAGAGGGACAGCAAGAGGTGGTCCCGGGTGGGGTCCATCGATGTTCTCTCCCAGAGCTCCGAGGTCCTGAGCTCCACCATGCGACAGGCATCCAGCCGTGAGAGTGTCCTCACGGACCTCAGCACCAACCCGGAGGCTGTGTCTTTGCACAGCAGCGGCAGCATAGGCAGCACGGGTGGCATGCTGGGCATTGGGGATGCACCACCCAAGCCCCTGTCCCCCATCcatgtcactgctgctgccatcatCGCCTCCAGCCACAGCTTGAGTGAACGCTCCTTGCTGGAGCAGCCCTCGAGCCACAGTGAGAGCTCCAAGGAGAAGCCAAAGAAGCGACGGTCTCGCAGCTTCCTGAAGAGAATTGAGTCCCTTCGAAGGAAGGACAAAGAGAAGGCCAGCCCAGACGAGAAGGTGGCCCCAAACAGCAGCATCGCAGCCACACCAGGGTGGGGCTCCCTGAAGAGTAACAGGGACCTTGCAGCCACCAAGGCCAGCTCCTCTAAAAGAGGGTTATCTGCTTCTTTCCATGGCAAAAAACACTTCTTCTCGGTGTCGTACAGGACTAACCGCTTGCTAGGCTTAGGTGGGAGCAAGGTGAGCTCTGACTCGAAACGCAGCGGAGTCTACCTGGAGGACTATGAAATGGCCATGACAGGCAGCGGTGACTGGGCTGCTGGAGGGTGCCAGCACCGGCAGGCACGCCGGGGGGACTGCTTGGTCTACATCCCCCAGGACCACAAGCCAGGCACCTTCCCCAAATCCCTCTCCATTGAGAGCTTGTGCCCCTTGGGTGGCAGCTCCCTGACCCACTGGAAATCAGGGAATGTGCCCATcgggctggtggggggcagtgggggtggcagcagcagcagtgtggagGGCTTGTCCTCCCCACGGGGCTTTGCctgccgccgccggcggggctcctgcagctccctgggcagccggGTCAGCGTGTATGACAACGTGCCAGAGTTCGGCAGCAGCGAGGACTTCTGCAAGGACGGGGAGGTGACCTATGAGAACCTCGACGACATACTGCAGCACatgtgggggctgcagcagaaggTGGAGCTCTGGTATAAAGCCATCTCCCCTGATctggctggggaggaagggggcgaggaggaggaggaggaggagtcgGACTCAGGAGGGGAACCCTCCAACCTGCACTTTGAAGAGCGGTCCATGTCGGATGTTGGCACTTCTGCCAGTGACTTTGACAGCACGGGCAACTCCCTGAATGAGGCCGAAGAGATTGAGATGCGGGAGCGCCGGGACTCAGGGGTGGGAGCATCCCTCACCAGACCCTGCAG GAAGCTGCGTTGGCACAGTTTCCAGAACTCGCACCGGCCCAGCCTGAACTCTGCCTCCCTGGAGATCAACCGCCAGTCCTCTGCCCAGCTCAACCTGCTCCAGAAGTGCTCCCTGCTCCGTCTCACGGCCATCATGGAGAAGTATTCTGTGCCCCACAAGCAAGCCTGGACATG GACTGTGCCCAAGTTCATGAAGCGGAGTAAAGTCCCCAACTACAGGGACAAGATGGTCTTTGGGGTGCCACCCATCATCAACGTGCAGCGGACAGGGCAGCCACTGCCCCAGAGCATCCAGCAGGCAATGCGCTACATCCGCAGCCAGTGCCTGGACCAG GTTGGCATTTTCCGAAAGTCAGGGGTGAAGTCCCGGATTCAGGCGCTCCGTCACATGAATGAAACCAGCCCTGACAACGTCAACTATGATGGGCAGTCAGCATATGACGTGGCTGACCTGCTGAAGCAGTATTTCCGTGACCTGCCAGAGCCCATCTTCACCAGCAAGCTGACCGACACCTTCCTGCAGATCTACCAAT TTGTGTCAAAGGAGCAGCggctgcaggcagtgcaggcagccgTTATCCTCATGCCGGATGAGAACCGGGAGGTGCTGCAGACCCTGCTCTACTTCCTGAGTGACATTGCCTCCGCGGAGGAGAACCAGATGACTGCGGGGAACCTGGCCGTGTGCCTGGCCCCCTCCATCTTCCACCTCAATGTGTCCAAGAAGGAAAGCACCTCGCCGAG AGTGATACACAAGAGGGGCACCATGGGGAAGCCTGACCAGAAGGACCTCAATGAGAACATGGCTGCGACGCAGGGGCTCTCGCATATGATCACCGACTGCAAGAAACTCTTCcag GTCTCCCATGACAtcttgctgcagctgagcagctcctATATGGCTGCAGATGCTTACCCCCATCCCCTGTCTGACTTCATGTGTCAGGGGGAAAGCAAGGATTTACATTCCTACTTTGAGCAGAGTGTCCAGAACCTGCTCAAAGAGTCATCAGAGAAATTCAAGGGGTGGCTGAGCACCCCAGGACCCCTGAACACGGAGCTCTCCTGCAAAAAG GTTGGAGATGGGCACCCTCTGCGCTTGTGGAAGGTCTCCACAGACGTCGAGGCCCCTCCTGCCATGGTGCTGCACCGGGTGCTTCGGGAGCGTCACCTCTGGGATGAGgacctgctgcagagcaaagtTGTGGAGGCCCTGGACAAGAACATGGAGGTCTACCACTATGTCACGGACAGCATGGCACCGCACCCGCGCAGGGACTGTGTTGTGCTCCG GTGCTGGCGCATGGACCTGCCACGGGGAGCCTGCCTGCTCATCTCCATCTCGGTGGAACACGACAAGCTGCCGGTGGAGGGGGGTGTCAAAGCCATCGTACTGACATCCCAGTACCTCATTGAGCCCAGCGCCATGGGCCGCTCCAAAGTGACCCACATCTGCAGAGCTGACCTCAG gggcCGGTCTCCCGAGTGGTACAACAAGGTCTTTGGCCACCTCTGTGCCATGGAGCTGGTGAGGATCCGAGACTCTTTCCCAGTCCTGAGTCCCAACGGCCCTGAGACAAAGATCTGA
- the STARD8 gene encoding stAR-related lipid transfer protein 8 isoform X5, with amino-acid sequence MTLNTCASMKLEVHYLHKRNEDSEEEDLYAISNRWAFQRDSKRWSRVGSIDVLSQSSEVLSSTMRQASSRESVLTDLSTNPEAVSLHSSGSIGSTGGMLGIGDAPPKPLSPIHVTAAAIIASSHSLSERSLLEQPSSHSESSKEKPKKRRSRSFLKRIESLRRKDKEKASPDEKVAPNSSIAATPGWGSLKSNRDLAATKASSSKRGLSASFHGKKHFFSVSYRTNRLLGLGGSKVSSDSKRSGVYLEDYEMAMTGSGDWAAGGCQHRQARRGDCLVYIPQDHKPGTFPKSLSIESLCPLGGSSLTHWKSGNVPIGLVGGSGGGSSSSVEGLSSPRGFACRRRRGSCSSLGSRVSVYDNVPEFGSSEDFCKDGEVTYENLDDILQHMWGLQQKVELWYKAISPDLAGEEGGEEEEEEESDSGGEPSNLHFEERSMSDVGTSASDFDSTGNSLNEAEEIEMRERRDSGVGASLTRPCRKLRWHSFQNSHRPSLNSASLEINRQSSAQLNLLQKCSLLRLTAIMEKYSVPHKQAWTWTVPKFMKRSKVPNYRDKMVFGVPPIINVQRTGQPLPQSIQQAMRYIRSQCLDQVGIFRKSGVKSRIQALRHMNETSPDNVNYDGQSAYDVADLLKQYFRDLPEPIFTSKLTDTFLQIYQFVSKEQRLQAVQAAVILMPDENREVLQTLLYFLSDIASAEENQMTAGNLAVCLAPSIFHLNVSKKESTSPRVIHKRGTMGKPDQKDLNENMAATQGLSHMITDCKKLFQVSHDILLQLSSSYMAADAYPHPLSDFMCQGESKDLHSYFEQSVQNLLKESSEKFKGWLSTPGPLNTELSCKKVGDGHPLRLWKVSTDVEAPPAMVLHRVLRERHLWDEDLLQSKVVEALDKNMEVYHYVTDSMAPHPRRDCVVLRCWRMDLPRGACLLISISVEHDKLPVEGGVKAIVLTSQYLIEPSAMGRSKVTHICRADLRGRSPEWYNKVFGHLCAMELVRIRDSFPVLSPNGPETKI; translated from the exons ATGACCCTGAACACATGTGCCTCCATGAAGCTGGAAGTTCACTATCTGCATAAACGG AATGAAGACTCCGAAGAGGAAGACCTGTATGCCATCAGCAACCGGTGGGCTTTTCAGAGGGACAGCAAGAGGTGGTCCCGGGTGGGGTCCATCGATGTTCTCTCCCAGAGCTCCGAGGTCCTGAGCTCCACCATGCGACAGGCATCCAGCCGTGAGAGTGTCCTCACGGACCTCAGCACCAACCCGGAGGCTGTGTCTTTGCACAGCAGCGGCAGCATAGGCAGCACGGGTGGCATGCTGGGCATTGGGGATGCACCACCCAAGCCCCTGTCCCCCATCcatgtcactgctgctgccatcatCGCCTCCAGCCACAGCTTGAGTGAACGCTCCTTGCTGGAGCAGCCCTCGAGCCACAGTGAGAGCTCCAAGGAGAAGCCAAAGAAGCGACGGTCTCGCAGCTTCCTGAAGAGAATTGAGTCCCTTCGAAGGAAGGACAAAGAGAAGGCCAGCCCAGACGAGAAGGTGGCCCCAAACAGCAGCATCGCAGCCACACCAGGGTGGGGCTCCCTGAAGAGTAACAGGGACCTTGCAGCCACCAAGGCCAGCTCCTCTAAAAGAGGGTTATCTGCTTCTTTCCATGGCAAAAAACACTTCTTCTCGGTGTCGTACAGGACTAACCGCTTGCTAGGCTTAGGTGGGAGCAAGGTGAGCTCTGACTCGAAACGCAGCGGAGTCTACCTGGAGGACTATGAAATGGCCATGACAGGCAGCGGTGACTGGGCTGCTGGAGGGTGCCAGCACCGGCAGGCACGCCGGGGGGACTGCTTGGTCTACATCCCCCAGGACCACAAGCCAGGCACCTTCCCCAAATCCCTCTCCATTGAGAGCTTGTGCCCCTTGGGTGGCAGCTCCCTGACCCACTGGAAATCAGGGAATGTGCCCATcgggctggtggggggcagtgggggtggcagcagcagcagtgtggagGGCTTGTCCTCCCCACGGGGCTTTGCctgccgccgccggcggggctcctgcagctccctgggcagccggGTCAGCGTGTATGACAACGTGCCAGAGTTCGGCAGCAGCGAGGACTTCTGCAAGGACGGGGAGGTGACCTATGAGAACCTCGACGACATACTGCAGCACatgtgggggctgcagcagaaggTGGAGCTCTGGTATAAAGCCATCTCCCCTGATctggctggggaggaagggggcgaggaggaggaggaggaggagtcgGACTCAGGAGGGGAACCCTCCAACCTGCACTTTGAAGAGCGGTCCATGTCGGATGTTGGCACTTCTGCCAGTGACTTTGACAGCACGGGCAACTCCCTGAATGAGGCCGAAGAGATTGAGATGCGGGAGCGCCGGGACTCAGGGGTGGGAGCATCCCTCACCAGACCCTGCAG GAAGCTGCGTTGGCACAGTTTCCAGAACTCGCACCGGCCCAGCCTGAACTCTGCCTCCCTGGAGATCAACCGCCAGTCCTCTGCCCAGCTCAACCTGCTCCAGAAGTGCTCCCTGCTCCGTCTCACGGCCATCATGGAGAAGTATTCTGTGCCCCACAAGCAAGCCTGGACATG GACTGTGCCCAAGTTCATGAAGCGGAGTAAAGTCCCCAACTACAGGGACAAGATGGTCTTTGGGGTGCCACCCATCATCAACGTGCAGCGGACAGGGCAGCCACTGCCCCAGAGCATCCAGCAGGCAATGCGCTACATCCGCAGCCAGTGCCTGGACCAG GTTGGCATTTTCCGAAAGTCAGGGGTGAAGTCCCGGATTCAGGCGCTCCGTCACATGAATGAAACCAGCCCTGACAACGTCAACTATGATGGGCAGTCAGCATATGACGTGGCTGACCTGCTGAAGCAGTATTTCCGTGACCTGCCAGAGCCCATCTTCACCAGCAAGCTGACCGACACCTTCCTGCAGATCTACCAAT TTGTGTCAAAGGAGCAGCggctgcaggcagtgcaggcagccgTTATCCTCATGCCGGATGAGAACCGGGAGGTGCTGCAGACCCTGCTCTACTTCCTGAGTGACATTGCCTCCGCGGAGGAGAACCAGATGACTGCGGGGAACCTGGCCGTGTGCCTGGCCCCCTCCATCTTCCACCTCAATGTGTCCAAGAAGGAAAGCACCTCGCCGAG AGTGATACACAAGAGGGGCACCATGGGGAAGCCTGACCAGAAGGACCTCAATGAGAACATGGCTGCGACGCAGGGGCTCTCGCATATGATCACCGACTGCAAGAAACTCTTCcag GTCTCCCATGACAtcttgctgcagctgagcagctcctATATGGCTGCAGATGCTTACCCCCATCCCCTGTCTGACTTCATGTGTCAGGGGGAAAGCAAGGATTTACATTCCTACTTTGAGCAGAGTGTCCAGAACCTGCTCAAAGAGTCATCAGAGAAATTCAAGGGGTGGCTGAGCACCCCAGGACCCCTGAACACGGAGCTCTCCTGCAAAAAG GTTGGAGATGGGCACCCTCTGCGCTTGTGGAAGGTCTCCACAGACGTCGAGGCCCCTCCTGCCATGGTGCTGCACCGGGTGCTTCGGGAGCGTCACCTCTGGGATGAGgacctgctgcagagcaaagtTGTGGAGGCCCTGGACAAGAACATGGAGGTCTACCACTATGTCACGGACAGCATGGCACCGCACCCGCGCAGGGACTGTGTTGTGCTCCG GTGCTGGCGCATGGACCTGCCACGGGGAGCCTGCCTGCTCATCTCCATCTCGGTGGAACACGACAAGCTGCCGGTGGAGGGGGGTGTCAAAGCCATCGTACTGACATCCCAGTACCTCATTGAGCCCAGCGCCATGGGCCGCTCCAAAGTGACCCACATCTGCAGAGCTGACCTCAG gggcCGGTCTCCCGAGTGGTACAACAAGGTCTTTGGCCACCTCTGTGCCATGGAGCTGGTGAGGATCCGAGACTCTTTCCCAGTCCTGAGTCCCAACGGCCCTGAGACAAAGATCTGA
- the STARD8 gene encoding stAR-related lipid transfer protein 8 isoform X1: MPLLDFFWACFKRAKCFTLLEDKKDAETEAKKACDWLRAAGFPQYAQLYEDSLFPLDISAVKKDHGFLDQDSLKSLCRRLMTLNTCASMKLEVHYLHKRNEDSEEEDLYAISNRWAFQRDSKRWSRVGSIDVLSQSSEVLSSTMRQASSRESVLTDLSTNPEAVSLHSSGSIGSTGGMLGIGDAPPKPLSPIHVTAAAIIASSHSLSERSLLEQPSSHSESSKEKPKKRRSRSFLKRIESLRRKDKEKASPDEKVAPNSSIAATPGWGSLKSNRDLAATKASSSKRGLSASFHGKKHFFSVSYRTNRLLGLGGSKVSSDSKRSGVYLEDYEMAMTGSGDWAAGGCQHRQARRGDCLVYIPQDHKPGTFPKSLSIESLCPLGGSSLTHWKSGNVPIGLVGGSGGGSSSSVEGLSSPRGFACRRRRGSCSSLGSRVSVYDNVPEFGSSEDFCKDGEVTYENLDDILQHMWGLQQKVELWYKAISPDLAGEEGGEEEEEEESDSGGEPSNLHFEERSMSDVGTSASDFDSTGNSLNEAEEIEMRERRDSGVGASLTRPCRKLRWHSFQNSHRPSLNSASLEINRQSSAQLNLLQKCSLLRLTAIMEKYSVPHKQAWTWTVPKFMKRSKVPNYRDKMVFGVPPIINVQRTGQPLPQSIQQAMRYIRSQCLDQVGIFRKSGVKSRIQALRHMNETSPDNVNYDGQSAYDVADLLKQYFRDLPEPIFTSKLTDTFLQIYQFVSKEQRLQAVQAAVILMPDENREVLQTLLYFLSDIASAEENQMTAGNLAVCLAPSIFHLNVSKKESTSPRVIHKRGTMGKPDQKDLNENMAATQGLSHMITDCKKLFQVSHDILLQLSSSYMAADAYPHPLSDFMCQGESKDLHSYFEQSVQNLLKESSEKFKGWLSTPGPLNTELSCKKVGDGHPLRLWKVSTDVEAPPAMVLHRVLRERHLWDEDLLQSKVVEALDKNMEVYHYVTDSMAPHPRRDCVVLRCWRMDLPRGACLLISISVEHDKLPVEGGVKAIVLTSQYLIEPSAMGRSKVTHICRADLRGRSPEWYNKVFGHLCAMELVRIRDSFPVLSPNGPETKI; encoded by the exons aaactgaagcCAAGAAAGCTTGTGACTGGCTGCGAGCGGCGGGATTCCCTCAGTATGCCCAGCTTTACGAAG ACTCGTTGTTCCCTCTTGACATCAGTGCTGTGAAGAAGGACCACGGCTTCCTGGACCAGGACTCCCTCAAATCCCTGTGCAG GAGGCTGATGACCCTGAACACATGTGCCTCCATGAAGCTGGAAGTTCACTATCTGCATAAACGG AATGAAGACTCCGAAGAGGAAGACCTGTATGCCATCAGCAACCGGTGGGCTTTTCAGAGGGACAGCAAGAGGTGGTCCCGGGTGGGGTCCATCGATGTTCTCTCCCAGAGCTCCGAGGTCCTGAGCTCCACCATGCGACAGGCATCCAGCCGTGAGAGTGTCCTCACGGACCTCAGCACCAACCCGGAGGCTGTGTCTTTGCACAGCAGCGGCAGCATAGGCAGCACGGGTGGCATGCTGGGCATTGGGGATGCACCACCCAAGCCCCTGTCCCCCATCcatgtcactgctgctgccatcatCGCCTCCAGCCACAGCTTGAGTGAACGCTCCTTGCTGGAGCAGCCCTCGAGCCACAGTGAGAGCTCCAAGGAGAAGCCAAAGAAGCGACGGTCTCGCAGCTTCCTGAAGAGAATTGAGTCCCTTCGAAGGAAGGACAAAGAGAAGGCCAGCCCAGACGAGAAGGTGGCCCCAAACAGCAGCATCGCAGCCACACCAGGGTGGGGCTCCCTGAAGAGTAACAGGGACCTTGCAGCCACCAAGGCCAGCTCCTCTAAAAGAGGGTTATCTGCTTCTTTCCATGGCAAAAAACACTTCTTCTCGGTGTCGTACAGGACTAACCGCTTGCTAGGCTTAGGTGGGAGCAAGGTGAGCTCTGACTCGAAACGCAGCGGAGTCTACCTGGAGGACTATGAAATGGCCATGACAGGCAGCGGTGACTGGGCTGCTGGAGGGTGCCAGCACCGGCAGGCACGCCGGGGGGACTGCTTGGTCTACATCCCCCAGGACCACAAGCCAGGCACCTTCCCCAAATCCCTCTCCATTGAGAGCTTGTGCCCCTTGGGTGGCAGCTCCCTGACCCACTGGAAATCAGGGAATGTGCCCATcgggctggtggggggcagtgggggtggcagcagcagcagtgtggagGGCTTGTCCTCCCCACGGGGCTTTGCctgccgccgccggcggggctcctgcagctccctgggcagccggGTCAGCGTGTATGACAACGTGCCAGAGTTCGGCAGCAGCGAGGACTTCTGCAAGGACGGGGAGGTGACCTATGAGAACCTCGACGACATACTGCAGCACatgtgggggctgcagcagaaggTGGAGCTCTGGTATAAAGCCATCTCCCCTGATctggctggggaggaagggggcgaggaggaggaggaggaggagtcgGACTCAGGAGGGGAACCCTCCAACCTGCACTTTGAAGAGCGGTCCATGTCGGATGTTGGCACTTCTGCCAGTGACTTTGACAGCACGGGCAACTCCCTGAATGAGGCCGAAGAGATTGAGATGCGGGAGCGCCGGGACTCAGGGGTGGGAGCATCCCTCACCAGACCCTGCAG GAAGCTGCGTTGGCACAGTTTCCAGAACTCGCACCGGCCCAGCCTGAACTCTGCCTCCCTGGAGATCAACCGCCAGTCCTCTGCCCAGCTCAACCTGCTCCAGAAGTGCTCCCTGCTCCGTCTCACGGCCATCATGGAGAAGTATTCTGTGCCCCACAAGCAAGCCTGGACATG GACTGTGCCCAAGTTCATGAAGCGGAGTAAAGTCCCCAACTACAGGGACAAGATGGTCTTTGGGGTGCCACCCATCATCAACGTGCAGCGGACAGGGCAGCCACTGCCCCAGAGCATCCAGCAGGCAATGCGCTACATCCGCAGCCAGTGCCTGGACCAG GTTGGCATTTTCCGAAAGTCAGGGGTGAAGTCCCGGATTCAGGCGCTCCGTCACATGAATGAAACCAGCCCTGACAACGTCAACTATGATGGGCAGTCAGCATATGACGTGGCTGACCTGCTGAAGCAGTATTTCCGTGACCTGCCAGAGCCCATCTTCACCAGCAAGCTGACCGACACCTTCCTGCAGATCTACCAAT TTGTGTCAAAGGAGCAGCggctgcaggcagtgcaggcagccgTTATCCTCATGCCGGATGAGAACCGGGAGGTGCTGCAGACCCTGCTCTACTTCCTGAGTGACATTGCCTCCGCGGAGGAGAACCAGATGACTGCGGGGAACCTGGCCGTGTGCCTGGCCCCCTCCATCTTCCACCTCAATGTGTCCAAGAAGGAAAGCACCTCGCCGAG AGTGATACACAAGAGGGGCACCATGGGGAAGCCTGACCAGAAGGACCTCAATGAGAACATGGCTGCGACGCAGGGGCTCTCGCATATGATCACCGACTGCAAGAAACTCTTCcag GTCTCCCATGACAtcttgctgcagctgagcagctcctATATGGCTGCAGATGCTTACCCCCATCCCCTGTCTGACTTCATGTGTCAGGGGGAAAGCAAGGATTTACATTCCTACTTTGAGCAGAGTGTCCAGAACCTGCTCAAAGAGTCATCAGAGAAATTCAAGGGGTGGCTGAGCACCCCAGGACCCCTGAACACGGAGCTCTCCTGCAAAAAG GTTGGAGATGGGCACCCTCTGCGCTTGTGGAAGGTCTCCACAGACGTCGAGGCCCCTCCTGCCATGGTGCTGCACCGGGTGCTTCGGGAGCGTCACCTCTGGGATGAGgacctgctgcagagcaaagtTGTGGAGGCCCTGGACAAGAACATGGAGGTCTACCACTATGTCACGGACAGCATGGCACCGCACCCGCGCAGGGACTGTGTTGTGCTCCG GTGCTGGCGCATGGACCTGCCACGGGGAGCCTGCCTGCTCATCTCCATCTCGGTGGAACACGACAAGCTGCCGGTGGAGGGGGGTGTCAAAGCCATCGTACTGACATCCCAGTACCTCATTGAGCCCAGCGCCATGGGCCGCTCCAAAGTGACCCACATCTGCAGAGCTGACCTCAG gggcCGGTCTCCCGAGTGGTACAACAAGGTCTTTGGCCACCTCTGTGCCATGGAGCTGGTGAGGATCCGAGACTCTTTCCCAGTCCTGAGTCCCAACGGCCCTGAGACAAAGATCTGA